One stretch of Corynebacterium imitans DNA includes these proteins:
- the proC gene encoding pyrroline-5-carboxylate reductase, with amino-acid sequence MEQSTTGQRVDVEKQPEAAAEPVEPAFRGQIAIIGAGSIGESLLAGLVASGIDPKRITATNRTAERGQELADRYGVQVTDDNNGAVSEADVVFLCVKPYQILELLEEVSTDIAEADTQPVLVSMAAGIALHAMEEAVSSAGAPIVRVMPNTPMLVGKGVLAAAFGRFVDDEQRAQIAELLSAAGTFVEVEEHQLDAVTALSGSGPAYFFLLAEALVDAGVSLGLPRDLAAELASATAAGAGAMLEETPDPAALRAGVSSPAGTTVAAIRELEESGLRGALYRATEACAERSAEMGRK; translated from the coding sequence ATGGAACAGAGCACTACCGGACAACGAGTAGACGTCGAAAAGCAGCCCGAGGCGGCGGCCGAGCCGGTCGAGCCCGCGTTCCGCGGCCAGATCGCGATCATCGGGGCGGGCAGCATTGGCGAGTCGCTGCTGGCTGGTTTGGTGGCCAGCGGGATCGACCCGAAGCGCATCACGGCGACGAACCGCACGGCAGAGCGCGGCCAGGAGCTGGCGGATCGCTACGGCGTGCAAGTCACGGACGACAACAACGGGGCCGTCTCGGAGGCGGACGTGGTCTTTCTGTGCGTGAAGCCCTATCAGATCCTCGAGCTGCTGGAGGAGGTGAGTACCGACATCGCGGAGGCGGACACCCAGCCGGTGCTGGTGTCGATGGCGGCGGGGATCGCCCTGCACGCGATGGAGGAGGCGGTGTCCTCGGCGGGCGCGCCGATCGTGCGCGTGATGCCGAATACCCCGATGCTGGTGGGCAAGGGTGTGCTCGCAGCCGCCTTCGGCCGCTTTGTCGACGACGAGCAGCGCGCGCAGATCGCGGAGCTGCTGTCTGCCGCGGGCACCTTTGTTGAGGTCGAAGAGCACCAGCTGGATGCTGTCACCGCCCTGTCAGGCTCGGGCCCGGCCTACTTCTTCTTGCTCGCTGAGGCGCTTGTCGACGCCGGCGTGTCCCTCGGCCTTCCCCGCGACCTCGCCGCCGAACTCGCCTCCGCTACCGCCGCGGGCGCGGGCGCGATGCTGGAGGAGACACCGGACCCGGCAGCGCTGCGTGCGGGCGTGTCGTCTCCGGCGGGCACGACTGTTGCGGCGATCCGTGAGCTGGAAGAGTCGGGCTTGCGCGGCGCGCTCTACCGGGCGACGGAGGCCTGTGCGGAACGCTCGGCGGAGATGGGGCGCAAGTAG
- a CDS encoding helix-turn-helix domain-containing protein, translating to MANEDKGKFLTVAEVAEIMRVSKMTVYRLVHSGELPAVRVGRSFRVNETAVNEYLESSVYDVG from the coding sequence ATGGCAAACGAAGATAAAGGTAAGTTTCTGACAGTCGCAGAGGTCGCGGAGATCATGCGTGTTTCGAAGATGACGGTGTACCGCCTGGTGCACTCCGGCGAGCTGCCGGCAGTGCGCGTGGGCCGTTCTTTCCGTGTGAACGAGACCGCGGTCAACGAGTACCTCGAGTCCTCCGTCTACGACGTGGGGTAG
- a CDS encoding 30S ribosomal protein bS22: MGSVIKKRRKRMSKKKHRKMLRRTRVQRRKLGK; this comes from the coding sequence ATGGGTTCTGTTATTAAGAAGCGCCGCAAGCGCATGTCCAAGAAGAAGCACCGCAAGATGCTCCGCCGCACCCGCGTGCAGCGTCGTAAACTGGGCAAGTAA
- a CDS encoding HAD family hydrolase yields the protein MSEHGDLLAAWSVSHGNLRRFIEDLAVPPLDDEAQRTAGEAAAAAAVEETFGLTIDDFALGVDSVGGAFATAGATKITPPDPDVPQDAEAAAFFDVDNTLIQGSSLILLAEGLAKRRFITAGELFPALIKQLRFRLRGAESHEDIASGREHALSLVKGKSVNELQSLCREIVDRQMVSKAYQDTIDLASMHIAAGQQVWLVSATPVQIGQALAERLGFTGALGTVAEEEDGVFTGRLVGDILHGPGKRHAVAALAAIQRLDLAKCTAYSDSINDLPMLGMVGSPVAINPDRALRRHAREAGWAIREYRPLRKLARNRVALGACVAGVVAVACGMVRLMAKREKFHV from the coding sequence ATGAGCGAACACGGCGACCTGCTCGCCGCGTGGTCCGTCTCCCACGGCAACCTGCGGCGATTCATCGAAGATCTCGCCGTGCCCCCGCTTGACGACGAAGCGCAGCGCACCGCCGGCGAAGCCGCCGCAGCCGCCGCCGTCGAGGAAACCTTCGGCCTGACCATCGACGACTTCGCCCTCGGCGTCGACTCCGTCGGCGGGGCGTTCGCCACCGCGGGCGCAACCAAGATCACCCCGCCCGACCCGGACGTGCCGCAGGATGCCGAGGCCGCCGCCTTCTTCGACGTGGACAACACGCTCATCCAGGGCTCCTCGCTGATCCTGCTCGCCGAGGGGCTGGCCAAGCGCCGCTTCATCACTGCGGGTGAGCTGTTCCCCGCCCTGATCAAGCAGCTGCGCTTTCGGCTGCGCGGGGCGGAAAGCCACGAGGACATCGCCTCCGGGCGCGAGCACGCGCTGAGCCTGGTCAAGGGCAAATCTGTCAACGAGCTGCAGTCGCTGTGCCGCGAGATCGTCGACCGCCAGATGGTCAGCAAGGCCTACCAGGACACCATCGACCTGGCCTCCATGCACATCGCCGCAGGCCAGCAGGTGTGGCTGGTGTCTGCCACGCCCGTGCAGATCGGCCAGGCGCTCGCCGAGCGGCTCGGCTTTACGGGCGCGCTGGGCACCGTCGCGGAGGAAGAGGACGGCGTGTTTACCGGCCGGCTCGTTGGTGACATCCTGCACGGGCCCGGCAAGCGGCACGCGGTCGCCGCGCTCGCCGCCATCCAGCGCCTCGACCTGGCAAAATGCACCGCCTATTCCGACAGCATCAACGACCTGCCGATGCTGGGCATGGTGGGCTCGCCCGTGGCTATCAACCCGGACCGTGCGCTGCGCCGCCACGCCCGCGAGGCCGGGTGGGCGATCCGCGAGTACCGGCCGCTGCGCAAGCTTGCCCGGAACCGCGTTGCGCTTGGGGCTTGCGTGGCTGGTGTGGTTGCTGTTGCCTGCGGCATGGTGCGGCTTATGGCAAAGCGTGAAAAATTCCACGTATGA
- a CDS encoding glutaredoxin family protein: protein MVREGCGSCVRVAEQIRPLVRECGAELSLVDVDTDPELAAEYGDRVPVVVIDDEEFACWEVDSDDLVAELKS from the coding sequence ATGGTGCGCGAGGGCTGCGGCTCGTGCGTGCGCGTGGCGGAGCAGATTCGCCCGCTGGTGCGTGAGTGTGGCGCGGAGCTTTCGCTTGTCGACGTCGACACGGACCCCGAGCTCGCCGCCGAGTACGGCGACCGCGTCCCCGTCGTGGTGATCGACGATGAGGAGTTTGCCTGCTGGGAGGTCGACTCGGACGACCTCGTCGCGGAACTCAAGTCGTAA
- a CDS encoding glutamyl-tRNA reductase — MSVLVVGMSHRSAPVALLERLSMDETVQHDTAASLVKQPSLTEAMIISTCNRLEVYTVATAFHSGVEDVLGVLAEVSGVSEAELRGYLYVRYADAAAEHMFTVAAGLDSMVVGEQQIIGQVRAAYVDAAERGTVGPTLHSLAQTALHTGKRVHSETTIDDSGASMVTFALDEARRILNIEDFQGRTALVLGAGAMSSLAATHLGRQGIDRLIIANRTRSRAERVAEHAREAGVAAEVVDFNARAGAISRADITVSATASDDFTITPEDLSGPTMLVDLSLPRDIDDAVTEREGVHLVNIESLHDSLRDADSEDSRALVKAETIVREEVDTFSSEQRVREVAPAVTRLRRTANEVQEQELERLRARLPELSEEEFGQVARTVKRIVDKLLHTPTVKIKELAATSETVSVETAIEELFGLGRSSVAVDAQRLPRPEELNAKEK; from the coding sequence GTGAGTGTGCTCGTCGTAGGGATGTCGCACCGTTCTGCGCCGGTGGCGCTGTTGGAGCGCCTGAGCATGGACGAGACGGTGCAGCACGATACCGCCGCGTCGCTGGTGAAGCAGCCGTCGCTGACCGAGGCGATGATTATTTCCACCTGCAACCGGCTCGAGGTCTACACGGTGGCCACAGCCTTCCACTCGGGCGTGGAGGACGTGCTCGGTGTGCTCGCGGAGGTCTCCGGTGTGTCGGAGGCCGAGCTGCGCGGTTACCTGTACGTACGCTACGCCGACGCCGCCGCGGAGCACATGTTTACCGTGGCCGCGGGCCTGGACTCGATGGTGGTGGGCGAGCAGCAGATCATCGGCCAGGTGCGCGCTGCCTACGTGGATGCGGCGGAGCGCGGCACGGTGGGTCCCACCCTGCACTCGCTGGCGCAGACGGCGCTGCACACGGGCAAGCGTGTCCACTCGGAGACCACCATTGATGACTCGGGTGCCTCGATGGTCACCTTTGCCCTCGACGAGGCCCGCCGCATCCTTAACATCGAGGACTTTCAAGGCCGCACCGCGCTCGTGCTGGGGGCCGGGGCGATGAGCTCGCTGGCGGCTACGCACCTGGGCAGGCAGGGGATTGACCGGCTGATCATCGCCAACCGCACGCGCTCGCGCGCCGAGCGGGTCGCGGAGCACGCGCGCGAGGCGGGGGTGGCCGCCGAGGTGGTGGACTTCAACGCCCGCGCAGGCGCGATCAGCCGCGCCGACATCACGGTGTCTGCGACCGCCTCGGACGACTTCACCATTACCCCGGAGGACCTCTCGGGCCCGACCATGCTGGTAGACCTGTCGCTGCCGCGCGATATCGACGACGCGGTGACCGAGCGCGAGGGCGTCCACCTGGTCAACATCGAGTCCCTGCACGACTCCCTGCGCGATGCGGACAGCGAGGATTCGCGCGCCCTGGTCAAGGCCGAGACGATCGTGCGCGAGGAGGTGGACACGTTTAGCTCCGAGCAGCGCGTCCGCGAGGTCGCGCCCGCAGTTACCCGGCTACGGCGCACCGCTAACGAGGTCCAAGAGCAGGAGCTCGAGCGCCTGCGGGCGCGTCTGCCCGAGCTTTCCGAGGAGGAATTTGGGCAGGTCGCCAGGACGGTGAAGCGCATCGTCGATAAGCTTTTGCACACGCCGACAGTGAAGATTAAGGAGCTGGCCGCCACCTCTGAGACGGTCAGTGTGGAGACCGCGATTGAGGAGCTCTTCGGGCTTGGCCGGTCGTCGGTGGCCGTGGACGCGCAGCGTTTGCCGCGGCCGGAAGAACTGAACGCGAAGGAGAAATGA